The following proteins are encoded in a genomic region of Prionailurus viverrinus isolate Anna chromosome E3, UM_Priviv_1.0, whole genome shotgun sequence:
- the IGFALS gene encoding insulin-like growth factor-binding protein complex acid labile subunit yields the protein MCTLGTRGRCWQPGMRGLMEPRSAGLGWPAAGCWLPQQWGSQRAGAAGPSRRTPAHCPPVVCSAHGMALKRGGPALAVLLVSWAALGPCGLEGAEPGALGKAESPQCPAVCTCGHEDYSDELSVFCSSRNLTRLPDGIPDGARALWLDGNNFSSIPAAAFQNLSGLGFLNLQGSGLASLEPRALLGLHNLHHLHLERNQLRGLAAHTFLHTPGLASLGLSNNLLGRVDEGLFRGLSGLWDLNLGWNSLAVLPDAAFQGLAGLRELVLAGNKLAYLQPALFCGLGELRELDLSRNALRSVKANVFVKLPKLQKLYLDHNLIAAVAPGAFLGLRALRWLDLSHNRLGGLLEDTFPGLLGLHVLRLSHNAIAGLRPRTFKDLHFLEELRLDHNRIRQLPGQAFEGLGQLEVLTLNDNQIQEIEAGAFLGLLSVAVMNLSGNCLRALPEQAFQGLGRLHSLHLERSCLGRIRPHAFAGLSGLRRLFLRDNGIVAVEDQGLQGLAELLELDLTANRLAHLPGQLFQGLGKLEYLLLAGNQLAALSADALRPLRRVFWLDVSHNRLEALPEDVLAPLGQLRYLNLRNNSLRTFVPRAPGLERLWLEGNPWDCGCPLRALRALALQQPDVVPRFVRAAPDGDDGQPPAYAYNNITCTGPAAVAGLDLRDVAEAHFAHC from the exons ATGTGCACTCTGGGCACTCGGGGCCGATGCTGGCAGCCGGGCATGAGGGGGTTAATGGAACCCAGGtcagcagggctgggctggcctgCGGCAGGGTGCTGGCTGCCCCAGCAGTGGGGAAGTCAGAGGGCAGGAGCAGCCGGCCCCAGCAGACGCACCCCTGCTCACTGCCCGCCTGTGGTCTGCTCTGCACACGGGATGGCCCTGAAGAGAG GAGGCCCGGCCCTGGCCGTGCTCCTGGTCTCCTGGGCAGCGCTGGGCCCCTGCGGCCTGGAGGGAGCGGAGCCCGGGGCTCTGGGGAAGGCTGAGAGCCCGCAATGCCCAGCCGTCTGCACCTGCGGCCACGAGGACTATTCGGACGAGCTCAGCGTCTTCTGCAGCTCCAGGAACCTCACGCGGCTGCCCGACGGCATCCCGGACGGCGCCAGGGCCCTGTGGCTGGACGGCAACAACTTCTCCTCCATCCCCGCGGCGGCCTTCCAGAACCTCTCCGGTCTGGGCTTCCTCAACCTACAGGGCAGTGGGCTGGCCAGCCTGGAGCCGCGGGCACTGCTCGGCCTGCACAACCTCCACCACCTGCACCTGGAGCGGAACCAGCTGCGGGGGCTGGCGGCCCACACGTTCCTGCACACCCCGGGCCTCGCCTCGCTCGGCCTCAGCAACAACCTGCTGGGCAGGGTGGACGAGGGCCTCTTCCGGGGGCTGTCCGGCCTCTGGGACCTCAACCTCGGCTGGAACAGCCTGGCCGTGCTCCCGGACGCCGCCTTCCAGGGCCTGGCCGGCCTCCGCGAGCTGGTGCTGGCGGGCAACAAGCTGGCCTACCTGCAGCCCGCGCTCTTCTGTGGCCTCGGCGAGCTGCGGGAGTTGGACCTGAGTAGGAACGCCCTGCGCAGCGTCAAGGCCAACGTCTTCGTCAAACTGCCCAAGCTCCAGAAGCTCTACCTGGACCACAACCTCATCGCCGCCGTGGCCCCCGGCGCCTTCCTGGGCCTGAGGGCGCTGCGCTGGCTGGACCTGTCGCACAACCGGCTGGGCGGCCTCCTGGAGGACACCTTCCCCGGCCTGCTGGGCCTGCACGTCCTGCGCCTCTCGCACAACGCCATCGCGGGCTTGCGGCCCCGCACCTTCAAGGACCTGCACTTCCTGGAGGAGCTGCGGCTGGACCACAACCGCATCCGGCAGCTGCCCGGCCAGGCCTTCGAGGGCCTGGGCCAGCTGGAGGTGCTCACGCTCAATGACAACCAGATCCAGGAGATCGAGGCGGGCGCCTTCCTCGGCCTCCTGAGCGTGGCGGTCATGAACCTGTCCGGGAACTGCCTGCGGGCGCTCCCGGAGCAGGCGTTCCAGGGCCTGGGCCGGCTGCACAGCCTGCACCTGGAGCGCAGCTGCCTGGGCCGCATCCGCCCGCACGCCTTCGCCGGCCTCTCGGGGCTGCGCCGGCTCTTCCTCCGGGACAACGGCATCGTGGCCGTGGAGGACCAGGGCCTGCAGGGGCTCGCGGAGCTCCTGGAGCTGGACCTCACCGCCAACCGGCTCGCACACCTGCCCGGCCAGCTCTTCCAGGGGCTCGGCAAGCTGGAGTACCTGCTCCTCGCCGGCAACCAGCTGGCGGCGCTGTCCGCGGACGCCCTGAGGCCCCTGCGGCGCGTCTTCTGGCTGGACGTGTCGCACAACCGCCTGGAGGCCCTGCCCGAGGACGTGCTGGCGCCGCTGGGGCAGCTGCGCTACCTGAACCTCAGGAACAACTCCCTGCGGACCTTCGTGCCGCGGGCCCCCGGCCTGGAGCGCCTGTGGCTTGAGGGCAACCCCTGGGACTGCGGCTGCCCCCTCCGGGCCCTCAGGGCCCTGGCCCTGCAGCAGCCCGACGTGGTCCCCCGCTTCGTGCGGGCAGCGCCGGACGGCGACGACGGCCAGCCGCCCGCGTACGCCTACAACAACATCACCTGCACCGGCCCCGCAGCCGTCGCCGGCCTCGACCTGCGGGACGTGGCCGAGGCCCACTTTGCTCACTGCTGA
- the NUBP2 gene encoding cytosolic Fe-S cluster assembly factor NUBP2 isoform X1 → MEAAAAGSQQPLGSSTTCGPRVSELTEAGNLAGVQHIILVLSGKGGVGKSTISTELALALRHAGKKVGILDVDLCGPSIPRMLRAQGRAVHQCDGGWVPVYVDQEQSICLMSVGFLLENPDEAVVWRGPKKNALIKQFVSDVAWGQLDYLVVDTPPGTSDEHMATVDALRPYGPLGALVVTTPQAVSVGDVRRELTFCRKTGLRVLGVVENMSGFVCPHCAECTSIFSRGGGEELASHAGVPFLGSVPLDPELTKSLEEGRDFIREFPESPAFPALLSIAQKVLTEAPARVP, encoded by the exons ATGGAGGCAGCGGCGG CTGGGAGCCAGCAGCCCCTCGGCTCATCGACCACGTGCGGGCCGCGTGTGAGCGAGCTCACAG AGGCTGGAAACCTGGCAGGCGTCCAACACATCATCCTCGTGCTCTCAGGAAAGGGGGGGGTCGGGAAAAGCACCATCTCCACGGAGCTGGCCTTGGCCCTGCGCCATGCAGGCAAGAAG GTGGGGATCCTCGACGTGGACCTGTGTGGTCCCAGCATCCCCCGCATGCTTCGGGCACAGGGCAGGGCCGTGCACCAGTGTGACGGCGGCTGGGTGCCCGTCTATGTGGACCAGGAGCAGAGCATCTGCCTCATGTCCGTGGGCTTTCTGCTGGAGAACCCTGACGAGGCCGTGGTGTGGAGGGGGCCCAAGAAGAATG CGCTGATAAAGCAGTTCGTGTCGGACGTGGCCTGGGGGCAGCTGGACTACCTGGTTGTAGACACGCCACCGGGGACGTCTGATGAGCACATGGCCACCGTGGACGCCCTGCGTCCCTACGGTCCCCTGGGGGCCCTCGTGGTCACCACACCCCAG GCGGTGTCCGTGGGGGACGTGCGGCGGGAGCTGACCTTCTGTAGGAAAACGGGGCTGCGGGTGCTCGGGGTGGTGGAGAACATGAGCGGTTTCGTCTGCCCACACTGCGCG GAGTGCACCAGCATCTTCTcccggggaggcggggaggagcTGGCCAGTCACGCCGGAGTCCCCTTCCTGG GCTCTGTGCCCCTGGACCCAGAGCTCACTAAGAGCCTAGAGGAGGGTCGAGACTTCATCCGGGAATTTCCTGAGAGCCCAGCCTTCCCTGCGCTCCTGTCTATAGCCCAGAAAGTTCTGACCGAGGCGCCTGCTCGCGTCCCCTGA
- the NUBP2 gene encoding cytosolic Fe-S cluster assembly factor NUBP2 isoform X3 translates to MLRAQGRAVHQCDGGWVPVYVDQEQSICLMSVGFLLENPDEAVVWRGPKKNALIKQFVSDVAWGQLDYLVVDTPPGTSDEHMATVDALRPYGPLGALVVTTPQAVSVGDVRRELTFCRKTGLRVLGVVENMSGFVCPHCAECTSIFSRGGGEELASHAGVPFLGSVPLDPELTKSLEEGRDFIREFPESPAFPALLSIAQKVLTEAPARVP, encoded by the exons ATGCTTCGGGCACAGGGCAGGGCCGTGCACCAGTGTGACGGCGGCTGGGTGCCCGTCTATGTGGACCAGGAGCAGAGCATCTGCCTCATGTCCGTGGGCTTTCTGCTGGAGAACCCTGACGAGGCCGTGGTGTGGAGGGGGCCCAAGAAGAATG CGCTGATAAAGCAGTTCGTGTCGGACGTGGCCTGGGGGCAGCTGGACTACCTGGTTGTAGACACGCCACCGGGGACGTCTGATGAGCACATGGCCACCGTGGACGCCCTGCGTCCCTACGGTCCCCTGGGGGCCCTCGTGGTCACCACACCCCAG GCGGTGTCCGTGGGGGACGTGCGGCGGGAGCTGACCTTCTGTAGGAAAACGGGGCTGCGGGTGCTCGGGGTGGTGGAGAACATGAGCGGTTTCGTCTGCCCACACTGCGCG GAGTGCACCAGCATCTTCTcccggggaggcggggaggagcTGGCCAGTCACGCCGGAGTCCCCTTCCTGG GCTCTGTGCCCCTGGACCCAGAGCTCACTAAGAGCCTAGAGGAGGGTCGAGACTTCATCCGGGAATTTCCTGAGAGCCCAGCCTTCCCTGCGCTCCTGTCTATAGCCCAGAAAGTTCTGACCGAGGCGCCTGCTCGCGTCCCCTGA
- the NUBP2 gene encoding cytosolic Fe-S cluster assembly factor NUBP2 isoform X2 — MEAAAEAGNLAGVQHIILVLSGKGGVGKSTISTELALALRHAGKKVGILDVDLCGPSIPRMLRAQGRAVHQCDGGWVPVYVDQEQSICLMSVGFLLENPDEAVVWRGPKKNALIKQFVSDVAWGQLDYLVVDTPPGTSDEHMATVDALRPYGPLGALVVTTPQAVSVGDVRRELTFCRKTGLRVLGVVENMSGFVCPHCAECTSIFSRGGGEELASHAGVPFLGSVPLDPELTKSLEEGRDFIREFPESPAFPALLSIAQKVLTEAPARVP; from the exons ATGGAGGCAGCGGCGG AGGCTGGAAACCTGGCAGGCGTCCAACACATCATCCTCGTGCTCTCAGGAAAGGGGGGGGTCGGGAAAAGCACCATCTCCACGGAGCTGGCCTTGGCCCTGCGCCATGCAGGCAAGAAG GTGGGGATCCTCGACGTGGACCTGTGTGGTCCCAGCATCCCCCGCATGCTTCGGGCACAGGGCAGGGCCGTGCACCAGTGTGACGGCGGCTGGGTGCCCGTCTATGTGGACCAGGAGCAGAGCATCTGCCTCATGTCCGTGGGCTTTCTGCTGGAGAACCCTGACGAGGCCGTGGTGTGGAGGGGGCCCAAGAAGAATG CGCTGATAAAGCAGTTCGTGTCGGACGTGGCCTGGGGGCAGCTGGACTACCTGGTTGTAGACACGCCACCGGGGACGTCTGATGAGCACATGGCCACCGTGGACGCCCTGCGTCCCTACGGTCCCCTGGGGGCCCTCGTGGTCACCACACCCCAG GCGGTGTCCGTGGGGGACGTGCGGCGGGAGCTGACCTTCTGTAGGAAAACGGGGCTGCGGGTGCTCGGGGTGGTGGAGAACATGAGCGGTTTCGTCTGCCCACACTGCGCG GAGTGCACCAGCATCTTCTcccggggaggcggggaggagcTGGCCAGTCACGCCGGAGTCCCCTTCCTGG GCTCTGTGCCCCTGGACCCAGAGCTCACTAAGAGCCTAGAGGAGGGTCGAGACTTCATCCGGGAATTTCCTGAGAGCCCAGCCTTCCCTGCGCTCCTGTCTATAGCCCAGAAAGTTCTGACCGAGGCGCCTGCTCGCGTCCCCTGA
- the SPSB3 gene encoding SPRY domain-containing SOCS box protein 3 isoform X1, with the protein MCRAARPLLRAASARQHPAAAAGPMRRGGRAAGRGLFTSRSGAESRSRPPGGTRRRRQILSTMARRPRSSTAWHFVLSAARRDADARAVALAGSANWGYDSDGQHSDSDSDPESSALPPPIPSAVPVTGESFCDCDSPSEASFCNSLHAAHRGKDCRCGEEDEHFDWVWDDLNKSSATLLSCDNRKVNFHTEYSCGTAAIRGTKELGEGQHFWEIKMTSPVYGTDMMVGIGTSDVDLDKYHHTFCSLLGRDEDSWGLSYTGARGTAAGGAGGRPGRHGSPLRRPPPPPPLRAPPPQGRQDELLVEIRPGLHHWCAPGHLARHADLLQEQEVHRRGGHQAAEQEVLPDGVLHGGQEQHEGDPLVRQRHVPAVPVLLPPAPAAARLRGHAGGSAPAARPEAGAAPQAGLGPEHELWPPQAPRALAQGHGRSRRPGDPALPEEALPTDLTCFPTKTAFPGRGGAFSVPPFWATLQGSRRDGAEVRPSATRGWDRPCAPESRTVQGHLLPALGVGAAVLALWD; encoded by the exons ATGTGCCGCGCGGCCCGCCCCCTGCTCCGGGCCGCCAGCGCCCGCCAACACCCGGCCGCGGCAGCAGGGCCAATGCGGCGCGGGGGGCGGGCTGCGGGGCGGGGATTGTTTACGTCTCGTTCGGGAGCTGAAAGTAGGTCACGGCCGCCCGGCGGAACGCGGCGGCGGCGACAG ATCCTGTCCACCATGGCCAGGCGTCCTCGCAGCAGCACAGCTTGGCATTTCGTCCTGAGTGCAGCCCGCCGAGATGCGGATGCCCGGGCCGTGGCTCTGGCGGGGAGCGCTAACTGGGGCTACGACTCAGATGGGCAG CACAGTGACTCTGACTCGGACCCCGAGTCCTCAGCCCTGCCGCCACCCATCCCCAGCGCCGTGCCCGTGACCGGGGAGTCCTTCTGTGACTGTGACAGTCCGAGCGAGGCCTCCTTCTGCAACAGCCTGCACGCGGCACACCGGGGCAAGGACTGTCGCTGTGGCGAGGAAGATGAGC ATTTTGACTGGGTGTGGGATGACCTGAATAAGTCTTCGGCCACCCTGCTGAGCTGTGACAACCGCAAGGTCAACTTCCACACGGAGTACAGCTGCGGCACGGCGGCCATCCGGGGCAccaaggagctgggggagggccaGCATTTCTGGGAGATCAAGATGACCTCTCCCGTCTATGGCACCGACATG ATGGTGGGCATCGGGACATCAGACGTGGATCTGGACAAGTATCACCACACATTCTGCAGCCTGCTCGGCAGGGACGAGGACAGCTGGGGCCTCTCCTATACGGGTGCGCGGGGCACTGCGGCCGGTGGGGCGGGCGGGAGGCCGGGGCGGCATGGCTCACCCctccgccgcccccctcccccgccccccctcagGGCTCCTCCACCACAAGGGCGACAAGATGAGCTTCTCGTCGAGATTCGGCCAGGGCTCCATCATTGGTGTGCACCTGGACACCTGGCACGGCACGCTGACCTTCTTCAAGAACAGGAAGTGCATAG GCGTGGCGGCCACCAAGCTGCAGAACAAGAAGTTCTACCCGATGGTGTGCTCCACGGCGGCCAAGAGCAGCATGAAGGTGATCCGCTCGTGCGCCAGCGTCACGTCCCTGCAGTTCCTGTGCTGCTACCGCCTGCGCCAGCTGCGGCCCGACTCCGGGGACACGCTGGAGGGTCTGCCCCTGCCGCCCGGCCTGAAGCAGGTGCTGCGCCACAAGCTGGGCTGGGTCCTGAGCATGAGCTGTGGCCGCCACAAGCCCCCCGCGCCCTCGCCCAAGGCCACGGCCGATCCCGGCGGCCCGGAGACCCGGCGCTGCCAGAGGAAGCGCTGCCGACGGACCTAACTTGTTTCCCAACGAAAACTGCTTTTCCGGGCCGAGGTGGCGCGTTCTCCGTCCCTCCCTTTTGGGCCACGCTCCAGGGCAGCAGACGGGACGGAGCTGAGGTCCGTCCCTCTGCCACCCGAGGCTGGGACAGGCCCTGCGCTCCTGAAAGCAGAACCGTCCAAGGGCACCTGCTTCCTGCGTTGGGTGTGGGGGCGGCCGTCCTGGCTCTTTGGGACTGA
- the SPSB3 gene encoding SPRY domain-containing SOCS box protein 3 isoform X2: MCRAARPLLRAASARQHPAAAAGPMRRGGRAAGRGLFTSRSGAESRSRPPGGTRRRRQILSTMARRPRSSTAWHFVLSAARRDADARAVALAGSANWGYDSDGQHSDSDSDPESSALPPPIPSAVPVTGESFCDCDSPSEASFCNSLHAAHRGKDCRCGEEDEHFDWVWDDLNKSSATLLSCDNRKVNFHTEYSCGTAAIRGTKELGEGQHFWEIKMTSPVYGTDMVSSRGAGGRSASRAQARPPPPQLAGLGRPLTPCAGPALPRWWASGHQTWIWTSITTHSAACSAGTRTAGASPIRVRGALRPVGRAGGRGGMAHPSAAPLPRPPSGLLHHKGDKMSFSSRFGQGSIIGVHLDTWHGTLTFFKNRKCIGVAATKLQNKKFYPMVCSTAAKSSMKVIRSCASVTSLQFLCCYRLRQLRPDSGDTLEGLPLPPGLKQVLRHKLGWVLSMSCGRHKPPAPSPKATADPGGPETRRCQRKRCRRT, encoded by the exons ATGTGCCGCGCGGCCCGCCCCCTGCTCCGGGCCGCCAGCGCCCGCCAACACCCGGCCGCGGCAGCAGGGCCAATGCGGCGCGGGGGGCGGGCTGCGGGGCGGGGATTGTTTACGTCTCGTTCGGGAGCTGAAAGTAGGTCACGGCCGCCCGGCGGAACGCGGCGGCGGCGACAG ATCCTGTCCACCATGGCCAGGCGTCCTCGCAGCAGCACAGCTTGGCATTTCGTCCTGAGTGCAGCCCGCCGAGATGCGGATGCCCGGGCCGTGGCTCTGGCGGGGAGCGCTAACTGGGGCTACGACTCAGATGGGCAG CACAGTGACTCTGACTCGGACCCCGAGTCCTCAGCCCTGCCGCCACCCATCCCCAGCGCCGTGCCCGTGACCGGGGAGTCCTTCTGTGACTGTGACAGTCCGAGCGAGGCCTCCTTCTGCAACAGCCTGCACGCGGCACACCGGGGCAAGGACTGTCGCTGTGGCGAGGAAGATGAGC ATTTTGACTGGGTGTGGGATGACCTGAATAAGTCTTCGGCCACCCTGCTGAGCTGTGACAACCGCAAGGTCAACTTCCACACGGAGTACAGCTGCGGCACGGCGGCCATCCGGGGCAccaaggagctgggggagggccaGCATTTCTGGGAGATCAAGATGACCTCTCCCGTCTATGGCACCGACATGGTAAgcagccggggggcggggggcaggagtgcctccagggcccaggcccgccccccacctccccagctggCGGGCCTCGGCAGGCCCTTGACCCCCTGTGCCGGCCCCGCTCTCCCCAGATGGTGGGCATCGGGACATCAGACGTGGATCTGGACAAGTATCACCACACATTCTGCAGCCTGCTCGGCAGGGACGAGGACAGCTGGGGCCTCTCCTATACGGGTGCGCGGGGCACTGCGGCCGGTGGGGCGGGCGGGAGGCCGGGGCGGCATGGCTCACCCctccgccgcccccctcccccgccccccctcagGGCTCCTCCACCACAAGGGCGACAAGATGAGCTTCTCGTCGAGATTCGGCCAGGGCTCCATCATTGGTGTGCACCTGGACACCTGGCACGGCACGCTGACCTTCTTCAAGAACAGGAAGTGCATAG GCGTGGCGGCCACCAAGCTGCAGAACAAGAAGTTCTACCCGATGGTGTGCTCCACGGCGGCCAAGAGCAGCATGAAGGTGATCCGCTCGTGCGCCAGCGTCACGTCCCTGCAGTTCCTGTGCTGCTACCGCCTGCGCCAGCTGCGGCCCGACTCCGGGGACACGCTGGAGGGTCTGCCCCTGCCGCCCGGCCTGAAGCAGGTGCTGCGCCACAAGCTGGGCTGGGTCCTGAGCATGAGCTGTGGCCGCCACAAGCCCCCCGCGCCCTCGCCCAAGGCCACGGCCGATCCCGGCGGCCCGGAGACCCGGCGCTGCCAGAGGAAGCGCTGCCGACGGACCTAA
- the SPSB3 gene encoding SPRY domain-containing SOCS box protein 3 isoform X3, translating into MCRAARPLLRAASARQHPAAAAGPMRRGGRAAGRGLFTSRSGAESRSRPPGGTRRRRQILSTMARRPRSSTAWHFVLSAARRDADARAVALAGSANWGYDSDGQHSDSDSDPESSALPPPIPSAVPVTGESFCDCDSPSEASFCNSLHAAHRGKDCRCGEEDEHFDWVWDDLNKSSATLLSCDNRKVNFHTEYSCGTAAIRGTKELGEGQHFWEIKMTSPVYGTDMMVGIGTSDVDLDKYHHTFCSLLGRDEDSWGLSYTGLLHHKGDKMSFSSRFGQGSIIGVHLDTWHGTLTFFKNRKCIGVAATKLQNKKFYPMVCSTAAKSSMKVIRSCASVTSLQFLCCYRLRQLRPDSGDTLEGLPLPPGLKQVLRHKLGWVLSMSCGRHKPPAPSPKATADPGGPETRRCQRKRCRRT; encoded by the exons ATGTGCCGCGCGGCCCGCCCCCTGCTCCGGGCCGCCAGCGCCCGCCAACACCCGGCCGCGGCAGCAGGGCCAATGCGGCGCGGGGGGCGGGCTGCGGGGCGGGGATTGTTTACGTCTCGTTCGGGAGCTGAAAGTAGGTCACGGCCGCCCGGCGGAACGCGGCGGCGGCGACAG ATCCTGTCCACCATGGCCAGGCGTCCTCGCAGCAGCACAGCTTGGCATTTCGTCCTGAGTGCAGCCCGCCGAGATGCGGATGCCCGGGCCGTGGCTCTGGCGGGGAGCGCTAACTGGGGCTACGACTCAGATGGGCAG CACAGTGACTCTGACTCGGACCCCGAGTCCTCAGCCCTGCCGCCACCCATCCCCAGCGCCGTGCCCGTGACCGGGGAGTCCTTCTGTGACTGTGACAGTCCGAGCGAGGCCTCCTTCTGCAACAGCCTGCACGCGGCACACCGGGGCAAGGACTGTCGCTGTGGCGAGGAAGATGAGC ATTTTGACTGGGTGTGGGATGACCTGAATAAGTCTTCGGCCACCCTGCTGAGCTGTGACAACCGCAAGGTCAACTTCCACACGGAGTACAGCTGCGGCACGGCGGCCATCCGGGGCAccaaggagctgggggagggccaGCATTTCTGGGAGATCAAGATGACCTCTCCCGTCTATGGCACCGACATG ATGGTGGGCATCGGGACATCAGACGTGGATCTGGACAAGTATCACCACACATTCTGCAGCCTGCTCGGCAGGGACGAGGACAGCTGGGGCCTCTCCTATACGG GGCTCCTCCACCACAAGGGCGACAAGATGAGCTTCTCGTCGAGATTCGGCCAGGGCTCCATCATTGGTGTGCACCTGGACACCTGGCACGGCACGCTGACCTTCTTCAAGAACAGGAAGTGCATAG GCGTGGCGGCCACCAAGCTGCAGAACAAGAAGTTCTACCCGATGGTGTGCTCCACGGCGGCCAAGAGCAGCATGAAGGTGATCCGCTCGTGCGCCAGCGTCACGTCCCTGCAGTTCCTGTGCTGCTACCGCCTGCGCCAGCTGCGGCCCGACTCCGGGGACACGCTGGAGGGTCTGCCCCTGCCGCCCGGCCTGAAGCAGGTGCTGCGCCACAAGCTGGGCTGGGTCCTGAGCATGAGCTGTGGCCGCCACAAGCCCCCCGCGCCCTCGCCCAAGGCCACGGCCGATCCCGGCGGCCCGGAGACCCGGCGCTGCCAGAGGAAGCGCTGCCGACGGACCTAA
- the SPSB3 gene encoding SPRY domain-containing SOCS box protein 3 isoform X4, with amino-acid sequence MSPWPLASPFADFDWVWDDLNKSSATLLSCDNRKVNFHTEYSCGTAAIRGTKELGEGQHFWEIKMTSPVYGTDMMVGIGTSDVDLDKYHHTFCSLLGRDEDSWGLSYTGARGTAAGGAGGRPGRHGSPLRRPPPPPPLRAPPPQGRQDELLVEIRPGLHHWCAPGHLARHADLLQEQEVHRRGGHQAAEQEVLPDGVLHGGQEQHEGDPLVRQRHVPAVPVLLPPAPAAARLRGHAGGSAPAARPEAGAAPQAGLGPEHELWPPQAPRALAQGHGRSRRPGDPALPEEALPTDLTCFPTKTAFPGRGGAFSVPPFWATLQGSRRDGAEVRPSATRGWDRPCAPESRTVQGHLLPALGVGAAVLALWD; translated from the exons ATGAGC ccctggcctctggcctccccCTTCGCAGATTTTGACTGGGTGTGGGATGACCTGAATAAGTCTTCGGCCACCCTGCTGAGCTGTGACAACCGCAAGGTCAACTTCCACACGGAGTACAGCTGCGGCACGGCGGCCATCCGGGGCAccaaggagctgggggagggccaGCATTTCTGGGAGATCAAGATGACCTCTCCCGTCTATGGCACCGACATG ATGGTGGGCATCGGGACATCAGACGTGGATCTGGACAAGTATCACCACACATTCTGCAGCCTGCTCGGCAGGGACGAGGACAGCTGGGGCCTCTCCTATACGGGTGCGCGGGGCACTGCGGCCGGTGGGGCGGGCGGGAGGCCGGGGCGGCATGGCTCACCCctccgccgcccccctcccccgccccccctcagGGCTCCTCCACCACAAGGGCGACAAGATGAGCTTCTCGTCGAGATTCGGCCAGGGCTCCATCATTGGTGTGCACCTGGACACCTGGCACGGCACGCTGACCTTCTTCAAGAACAGGAAGTGCATAG GCGTGGCGGCCACCAAGCTGCAGAACAAGAAGTTCTACCCGATGGTGTGCTCCACGGCGGCCAAGAGCAGCATGAAGGTGATCCGCTCGTGCGCCAGCGTCACGTCCCTGCAGTTCCTGTGCTGCTACCGCCTGCGCCAGCTGCGGCCCGACTCCGGGGACACGCTGGAGGGTCTGCCCCTGCCGCCCGGCCTGAAGCAGGTGCTGCGCCACAAGCTGGGCTGGGTCCTGAGCATGAGCTGTGGCCGCCACAAGCCCCCCGCGCCCTCGCCCAAGGCCACGGCCGATCCCGGCGGCCCGGAGACCCGGCGCTGCCAGAGGAAGCGCTGCCGACGGACCTAACTTGTTTCCCAACGAAAACTGCTTTTCCGGGCCGAGGTGGCGCGTTCTCCGTCCCTCCCTTTTGGGCCACGCTCCAGGGCAGCAGACGGGACGGAGCTGAGGTCCGTCCCTCTGCCACCCGAGGCTGGGACAGGCCCTGCGCTCCTGAAAGCAGAACCGTCCAAGGGCACCTGCTTCCTGCGTTGGGTGTGGGGGCGGCCGTCCTGGCTCTTTGGGACTGA